From Leptospira congkakensis, one genomic window encodes:
- a CDS encoding helix-turn-helix transcriptional regulator, whose translation MDTRKVRILFLAFYVLSLIVWIAEEVFTLTNPAYFDRFRIIIATVESFIAISSFLVVFILYKELKAEAVENIHAKSQIHDLKRTNRILKNPELGFWAEAKAQMEEWKLSEAETEIAILLLRGFSQKQIAAVRKKSLRTIENQTASIYEKSSMRGKLEFISYFLTPLLPEED comes from the coding sequence ATGGACACTCGCAAGGTAAGAATTCTTTTTTTAGCATTTTATGTTTTATCTCTCATTGTTTGGATTGCCGAAGAAGTTTTCACCTTAACAAACCCAGCATACTTTGATCGCTTTCGAATCATCATTGCCACGGTTGAATCTTTCATTGCGATCTCATCCTTTCTTGTCGTTTTCATTCTCTACAAAGAATTGAAAGCAGAGGCTGTGGAAAATATACATGCGAAATCTCAAATCCATGATTTAAAACGTACCAACAGAATCTTAAAAAATCCGGAACTAGGATTTTGGGCAGAAGCAAAAGCCCAAATGGAAGAATGGAAATTGTCCGAGGCGGAAACTGAAATCGCCATTTTACTCCTCCGTGGATTCTCTCAAAAACAAATTGCAGCAGTTCGAAAAAAAAGCCTCCGCACTATAGAAAACCAAACAGCATCTATCTATGAAAAATCTTCCATGAGAGGGAAACTGGAATTTATCTCTTACTTTCTAACACCCCTACTACCCGAGGAAGACTAA
- a CDS encoding SPL family radical SAM protein, with protein sequence MFKAFSHIYIEESILDHFRTKEILNRFPNAVPIPIRHYKDSFNRNSQNFRIQKESPKLILAEKKDQFLYKGSDFSPNFSYPHFYYNTLALNCIYDCEYCYLQGMFPSANLVLFVNWEDFFSATKEFLDKNKSLYLALSYDTDLLALESFFPATKAWLEFATNEPNLSLEIRTKSTNYGQIAKYPPNPNVILAWTISPQSIIESIEHGTPSLLARLKAIGQAIKDGWQVRICIDPILRVPEWKTHYQSLADTLGKELNIEGILDISIGGFRMNIDFLKRMADVRKDSSILFHDFEKKDKIVSYSKLETEEILNLMSGALEKHFSPSQIKVSYS encoded by the coding sequence ATGTTTAAGGCATTTTCTCATATTTACATTGAAGAAAGTATTTTAGATCATTTTCGTACAAAAGAAATTCTAAACAGATTTCCCAATGCCGTTCCTATCCCAATTCGACATTACAAAGATAGTTTCAATCGGAATTCCCAAAACTTTAGAATCCAAAAAGAATCTCCCAAGCTGATTTTGGCCGAAAAAAAAGACCAATTTTTATACAAAGGAAGCGATTTTTCACCTAACTTCTCTTATCCGCATTTTTACTACAACACACTCGCCCTCAACTGTATTTATGATTGCGAATATTGTTATTTACAAGGGATGTTTCCTTCCGCCAATCTCGTGTTATTTGTCAATTGGGAAGATTTTTTTTCTGCCACCAAAGAGTTTTTGGACAAAAACAAATCCTTATATCTCGCTTTATCCTACGATACAGACCTTTTGGCTCTAGAATCCTTCTTTCCTGCCACCAAGGCATGGTTGGAATTTGCGACAAACGAACCAAATTTGAGTTTGGAAATCCGAACCAAGTCAACTAACTACGGTCAAATTGCCAAATACCCACCCAATCCCAATGTCATCCTTGCCTGGACGATCAGCCCGCAGTCCATCATCGAATCGATTGAACATGGTACCCCATCATTGTTAGCAAGATTAAAAGCGATAGGCCAGGCCATAAAAGATGGATGGCAGGTTCGGATTTGTATCGATCCCATCCTACGAGTGCCCGAATGGAAAACCCATTACCAATCGTTAGCCGACACATTAGGGAAAGAACTAAATATAGAAGGCATTCTTGACATTAGTATTGGTGGATTTCGAATGAATATTGATTTTCTAAAGCGAATGGCTGATGTGAGAAAGGACTCTTCTATTTTATTTCATGATTTTGAAAAAAAAGATAAAATAGTTTCTTATTCAAAATTAGAAACAGAAGAAATTTTAAATCTTATGTCAGGAGCATTGGAAAAACATTTTTCTCCTTCTCAAATAAAAGTCAGTTATTCCTGA
- a CDS encoding adenylate/guanylate cyclase domain-containing protein produces the protein MKKRVFLLFLFGLFFGLSHCKEVNRNKPIAKEGKMDLSSWDFNKDGNITLDGEWEFYWKQTNNGTQIDSEFGKEPKYIYQTVPSNWKGVDWFGETLDGFGYATYKLKVFFPPNTPTLAFHNLDLSSAYRLYINGKLVVEQGSFGINPNYFEPSYKSVLMDLEPVSGDTEIVYEISNFHYSKGGLWESMEIGERRALYDKVNRSYLTTSFLAGSIFLWALYHLGLFVMRRQDKASLFISLFSLLIVMRLLTIGERNILSIFPDMPMDFLIRLEFGTIYIATIVFAYFYRLVFPNTVGPRTMWVLYILITPFLISLFLPVAVFSAKIHFFQIFLISVCVRITIAIIMAYRSDTVGAGLSLIGFSFVFGTVVHDILYQNNVINTTNLTPFGFLGFILFQGYILSYGFTRAYLSIEKLKERLEVSNKELNILKEGLEDIVVERTQELESSKANIERLNEFAKTLNTSLELDSILTKAFDYLNEEVYCDSMILLLVDSDNSKLIYHKSVVSPNSGLTLESKLHGMSFPLDPSAGLFYHVYKRNRPFRFAKVWESRLNESNQKFVQLIGKHPGMIIPLSSQGKVIAMLTLFSTQKNTSFSRSQLQLVENTAENIATAVTNSILVEEMNREKFIAENARMQMENAKNEVVKLNEFTKKINSESSLSQIIEEMFNYILKTFEIEATLLQLIDTKNKELYTYNTTIPTYATEEQLLFAKSFKVPLNEKGGIIYKTYARKRALFVPKPPKKYESELDEQIFTKLSLTSFVAVPLVVQNEVIGMAYFTSYQKPMEVTREVLRRIAGFCDQIAGAIQNSLLLQITEAERKKSEQAKAEIQKMNEFAKTVNSQNNLENILAEIFGFIRKNYKIEHCVLYFLDKEYNEFRYLNHSGFDLLVDDNINYFKSLRFPLREESGFVYKCYQRKRHFYMKHVPKSMPYAIDKQITDKSGMKGFLISPLVNNDEVVAMAVYGINDKNIQLNLEEVNSIVGVSEHIASAINNHFLLKKIEEEKQRSDSLLLNILPKNVAEELQKKGRVNPVEFENVTLLMTSFPGFSQLTGQLTPEELIEGLDLYFSRFDEIIKAQGMEKLRMTGDMYLAAGGLPLGNFTHAVDACLAALQIKDEVNRMIEDFKDIPFRPNGITIAIHSGPVVAGVIGKSKFNYDVWGKTVTQTQAIRRGGVGVPINISQETMEKVKRLFHIDNQRHINTYEGDQFPIYELLSLKPDLSDDTGSTPNEKFGRLYTQQKRGAKILIK, from the coding sequence ATGAAGAAAAGAGTCTTTTTGTTATTCCTATTCGGCCTGTTCTTTGGATTGTCTCATTGTAAGGAAGTCAATCGCAACAAACCAATCGCGAAAGAAGGAAAGATGGACTTGTCCTCATGGGACTTCAATAAAGATGGAAACATCACCCTCGATGGAGAATGGGAATTTTATTGGAAACAAACAAATAATGGAACTCAAATTGACTCTGAGTTTGGAAAAGAACCAAAATACATCTACCAAACCGTTCCTTCGAATTGGAAGGGTGTCGATTGGTTTGGCGAAACCTTAGATGGGTTTGGTTATGCGACATATAAGTTAAAAGTATTTTTTCCACCAAACACGCCGACTCTGGCCTTTCACAATCTTGACCTGTCTTCTGCCTATCGATTGTACATCAATGGCAAACTAGTTGTGGAACAAGGAAGTTTTGGGATCAATCCCAACTACTTTGAACCATCCTACAAATCAGTTCTTATGGATTTAGAACCGGTATCTGGTGACACTGAAATTGTTTATGAAATCTCCAACTTCCATTATTCTAAAGGTGGACTTTGGGAAAGTATGGAAATTGGCGAAAGACGTGCGTTATACGACAAAGTCAATCGCAGTTATCTAACAACTTCCTTTCTCGCAGGTAGTATCTTTTTGTGGGCGCTCTACCACTTGGGACTATTTGTCATGCGTAGACAAGACAAAGCCAGCCTTTTCATCTCTTTGTTTAGTTTACTCATTGTGATGCGTCTTCTTACGATCGGCGAAAGAAATATACTCAGTATCTTCCCTGATATGCCGATGGATTTTCTCATTCGTTTGGAATTTGGTACAATCTACATTGCTACAATTGTATTTGCTTACTTTTACCGGCTGGTGTTTCCAAACACAGTCGGGCCAAGAACTATGTGGGTATTGTACATCCTCATCACACCTTTTCTTATTTCCTTATTTTTACCAGTCGCAGTCTTCAGTGCTAAAATTCATTTTTTCCAAATCTTTTTAATTTCAGTCTGCGTTCGCATCACAATAGCCATCATTATGGCGTATCGTTCGGATACCGTGGGGGCTGGATTATCACTGATTGGATTTAGTTTTGTTTTTGGAACAGTGGTTCATGATATACTCTACCAAAACAATGTGATCAACACTACAAACCTAACTCCATTTGGATTTTTAGGTTTTATTTTGTTCCAAGGGTATATCCTTTCTTATGGATTCACGAGAGCCTATCTTTCGATTGAAAAATTAAAAGAACGTTTGGAAGTTTCCAACAAAGAATTAAACATCCTGAAAGAAGGGTTGGAAGACATTGTTGTCGAAAGAACACAAGAATTAGAAAGTTCCAAAGCTAATATTGAACGATTGAACGAATTTGCAAAAACTCTCAACACTTCACTCGAACTAGACAGCATTCTTACCAAAGCATTCGATTATTTAAACGAAGAAGTTTATTGTGATTCGATGATTTTGTTACTCGTCGATTCTGATAATTCAAAACTCATTTATCACAAATCAGTTGTATCACCTAACTCTGGACTTACATTAGAATCGAAATTACATGGTATGAGTTTCCCTCTCGATCCAAGTGCCGGACTTTTTTATCATGTCTACAAAAGGAACCGACCTTTCCGATTTGCAAAAGTTTGGGAATCACGTCTCAACGAATCCAACCAAAAGTTTGTGCAACTGATTGGCAAACATCCAGGTATGATCATCCCTCTCAGTTCACAAGGGAAAGTCATTGCCATGTTAACTCTTTTTAGCACTCAAAAGAATACTAGTTTTTCCAGATCGCAACTCCAGTTAGTGGAAAACACGGCCGAAAACATAGCCACTGCCGTAACCAACTCCATCCTTGTCGAAGAAATGAACCGCGAAAAGTTCATAGCGGAAAATGCAAGGATGCAGATGGAGAATGCAAAAAATGAAGTAGTCAAACTAAACGAATTCACCAAAAAAATTAATTCGGAATCAAGTCTTTCCCAAATCATCGAAGAGATGTTCAATTACATTTTAAAAACATTTGAAATTGAAGCCACCCTCCTCCAATTGATAGATACAAAAAACAAAGAATTATATACTTACAACACTACCATTCCTACTTATGCAACAGAAGAACAACTGTTATTTGCAAAATCCTTCAAAGTTCCCTTAAATGAAAAGGGAGGTATCATTTACAAAACTTATGCAAGAAAAAGAGCTTTGTTTGTTCCCAAACCACCCAAAAAATACGAATCCGAGTTAGACGAACAGATTTTCACTAAACTAAGCCTTACTTCCTTTGTGGCTGTTCCTCTTGTTGTCCAAAATGAAGTGATTGGTATGGCATATTTTACTTCTTACCAAAAACCAATGGAAGTCACTCGTGAAGTTCTAAGAAGGATCGCTGGATTTTGTGACCAAATTGCAGGTGCCATCCAAAACTCTCTGTTATTACAAATAACAGAAGCAGAACGTAAAAAATCAGAACAAGCAAAAGCAGAAATTCAAAAAATGAATGAGTTTGCAAAAACAGTAAACTCACAAAACAACTTAGAAAACATCCTCGCAGAAATTTTTGGGTTCATTCGTAAAAATTATAAAATCGAACATTGTGTTCTCTACTTTCTGGACAAAGAATACAATGAATTCAGGTATTTAAACCACTCCGGATTTGATCTATTAGTTGATGATAATATAAACTATTTTAAATCTCTACGTTTTCCACTCAGAGAAGAAAGCGGATTTGTATACAAATGTTACCAAAGAAAACGACATTTTTATATGAAACATGTTCCTAAATCCATGCCTTATGCTATCGACAAACAAATCACAGACAAGTCCGGTATGAAAGGATTTCTAATCTCCCCTCTTGTGAACAATGACGAAGTCGTAGCCATGGCAGTTTACGGGATCAATGATAAAAATATCCAACTGAATTTAGAGGAAGTAAATTCTATTGTTGGTGTTTCCGAACATATTGCCAGTGCGATCAACAATCATTTTTTACTCAAAAAAATTGAAGAAGAAAAACAAAGATCGGATTCTCTTTTACTCAACATCCTTCCTAAAAACGTAGCTGAAGAATTACAGAAAAAAGGTCGGGTGAACCCTGTTGAGTTTGAAAATGTAACCCTTCTTATGACTAGTTTTCCAGGGTTTTCACAACTCACGGGGCAGCTCACTCCAGAAGAACTAATCGAAGGTTTGGATTTATATTTCTCTCGTTTTGATGAAATCATCAAAGCACAAGGAATGGAAAAACTTCGTATGACAGGTGATATGTATTTGGCAGCCGGTGGACTTCCTCTAGGAAATTTTACCCACGCGGTAGATGCCTGCCTCGCCGCCTTACAAATCAAAGACGAAGTCAACAGAATGATAGAAGATTTCAAAGACATTCCTTTTCGCCCCAATGGAATCACAATTGCGATCCATTCAGGACCAGTTGTTGCCGGTGTGATCGGGAAATCAAAGTTCAACTATGACGTATGGGGAAAAACGGTAACCCAAACCCAGGCGATACGACGAGGTGGTGTGGGAGTTCCTATCAATATCTCACAAGAAACAATGGAAAAAGTGAAACGACTTTTCCACATCGATAACCAAAGACATATCAATACCTATGAAGGAGATCAGTTCCCTATTTATGAATTGTTGTCCTTAAAACCGGATTTGTCAGATGATACAGGATCGACGCCGAATGAAAAATTTGGAAGGTTGTACACCCAACAAAAACGTGGAGCAAAAATTCTAATCAAATGA
- a CDS encoding peptidoglycan DD-metalloendopeptidase family protein — protein sequence MKNQRILITSIFLLFGSLPIFSQNTLEEKDKQRQSGLVTINQKKQEEILQKYNDFVSRVQNKFPGLKISSSPIDLKLAEGIADHNAAPGAKDKKSKSLSATAAESFYLQLEPSQSPTSRSQVKVKKGESVEVVMVLKQDVTAKTEKPHWVLLRTKSKQEGYITQDLLSSNKPAVKSRNTDGLSLDLSSLTGRISETPNNQYSDSIKGKNMWVEASSLNMRGEPDVNAYVVAKLPKGLKVKIETSSVSEETIDGITSQWHQISSAYGNGWVFGGYLSTSEVVSYEVQPGEISFPQENPDDLKTGEKRYVRSTSLRMRDEPNDYGSVVTTIPGDEKIKIIDSKKEIETIGGVRSKWLYVSWNDEWEGWVFGGFLSKERGPLVDNDDISKYFQIPVDNDRYVSSNFGTRVDPVTGKVGAFHSGIDLPASIGTPIKAVSDGKVWRTITTSGGYGMLTILSHKNNIFTYYAHQNERQVKEGDSVRSGDIIGQVGNTGKSTGPHLHFEVRKGPDQQALDPDAYLPK from the coding sequence ATGAAAAATCAGAGAATCCTCATCACGTCTATTTTTCTACTCTTTGGTTCCTTACCCATTTTTTCCCAAAACACTCTCGAGGAAAAAGACAAACAAAGACAGTCAGGTCTTGTTACGATAAACCAAAAGAAACAGGAAGAAATTTTACAAAAATACAATGATTTTGTCAGTCGTGTGCAAAACAAATTTCCTGGTCTCAAAATCTCCTCTTCTCCCATCGACTTAAAATTAGCGGAAGGAATTGCCGATCACAATGCGGCCCCTGGTGCCAAAGATAAAAAATCAAAATCATTATCTGCGACTGCAGCCGAAAGTTTTTATCTACAATTAGAACCATCCCAAAGTCCAACTTCACGTTCGCAAGTGAAGGTAAAAAAAGGAGAATCCGTTGAAGTGGTTATGGTTTTAAAACAAGACGTAACCGCTAAAACAGAAAAACCACATTGGGTTCTTTTGCGAACCAAATCCAAACAAGAAGGATACATCACCCAAGACTTACTTTCCTCAAACAAACCTGCCGTCAAATCAAGAAACACAGATGGATTGTCTTTAGATTTATCATCTCTGACAGGAAGGATTTCGGAGACACCTAACAATCAATATTCGGATTCAATAAAAGGAAAAAATATGTGGGTAGAGGCAAGTTCCCTGAATATGAGAGGTGAACCCGATGTCAATGCTTACGTTGTAGCAAAATTACCCAAAGGCCTCAAAGTCAAAATTGAAACCTCAAGTGTCAGTGAAGAAACCATTGATGGAATCACATCGCAGTGGCACCAAATATCTTCTGCCTATGGAAATGGATGGGTCTTCGGAGGTTATCTCAGTACATCAGAAGTTGTATCCTATGAAGTCCAACCAGGAGAAATCTCTTTCCCACAAGAAAATCCCGATGATTTAAAAACGGGAGAGAAACGATATGTTCGCTCCACAAGTCTAAGAATGCGAGACGAACCAAACGATTATGGTTCGGTTGTCACAACAATCCCTGGGGATGAAAAAATCAAAATCATTGATTCAAAAAAGGAAATAGAAACCATTGGTGGCGTTAGATCCAAATGGTTATATGTATCTTGGAATGATGAATGGGAAGGTTGGGTATTTGGTGGGTTTCTATCTAAAGAGCGAGGCCCTCTTGTGGATAACGATGACATTTCAAAATACTTTCAAATTCCTGTTGATAATGATCGTTATGTATCTTCCAACTTTGGAACCAGGGTAGACCCTGTTACTGGAAAAGTGGGAGCTTTCCATTCAGGAATTGATTTGCCCGCATCCATAGGCACTCCTATCAAAGCCGTTAGTGACGGGAAGGTTTGGAGAACCATAACAACTAGCGGTGGTTATGGGATGTTAACAATTTTAAGCCATAAAAACAATATTTTCACCTACTATGCTCACCAAAATGAACGCCAAGTAAAAGAAGGTGACAGTGTCCGTTCTGGCGATATCATTGGTCAGGTTGGAAATACCGGAAAATCAACCGGCCCACATTTACATTTTGAAGTTAGGAAAGGCCCAGACCAACAAGCTTTGGATCCAGATGCCTATTTACCCAAATGA
- a CDS encoding adenylate/guanylate cyclase domain-containing protein codes for MIYGLFAIAILFVGVLYGMYSLYKQKEEKETNIFRLQEEVSLLKEELTEKNKELVDIKSISEDFSDKLVDSYSQLSDLDGLLREINSASDLKEILKILSRYIKEKFKVPNYLLYVYKEELESIEFFHSNFPEELTDKVKEEIMSRKIPVSDPYVTMYAHAYVRKRKRSFYIQDFESYKTEGVELANKQSANLKSLLIVPLYLRNKFIGTLDLLDYSGIFELSEQQLNQIKIIADYIAGTIETGYLLDELKQGNIAIQKEKENIETNRLKLENLHRFNRKINSYSQIEDITKEVFTYLKTNHRVELGFILLVDPKTNSLVPLMEGAEVFNKGLLVSNFLRTFRPVLSPNIGSLFRTYQKQKPVYLKKSIKWKQLSTIDTSIVDSFKLELFGQIPLVVQGQTIGIICVTRLTREQDWTKDEFAEITSFCEQVAGAIHNANLRRDLEKEREKTLHFIRNILPGDLADELIERGEVVPMEYESVSILFTDFKNFTLAAESLSPEDLIEQLDGCFSQFDDIAVRHNFEKLKTIGDSYMAAGGIPQGNFTHPVDACLFAMEIKSFMTQIRSFKQMLGQDFWEIRIGIHTGPVVAGVVGKTKFAYDVWGDAVNTASRMESSGDAGEINLSETTYDKVKRFFECEYRGKVKAKNKGELGMYFLKRLRPEFSRDAEGMVPNQIFLDLYKNLQIGAKIIYRQTGS; via the coding sequence ATGATTTACGGACTTTTTGCTATTGCCATTCTTTTTGTAGGGGTTCTTTATGGAATGTATTCCTTATACAAACAAAAAGAAGAAAAAGAAACCAATATCTTCCGACTACAAGAAGAAGTCAGTCTCTTAAAAGAAGAACTAACCGAGAAAAACAAAGAACTAGTCGATATAAAATCGATCTCGGAAGATTTTTCTGACAAACTAGTAGATTCCTATAGCCAACTTTCCGATTTGGATGGTCTCCTTCGGGAAATCAATTCTGCTTCAGACTTAAAAGAAATCTTAAAAATTTTAAGCCGTTATATAAAAGAAAAATTCAAAGTCCCCAATTATCTTTTGTATGTTTACAAAGAAGAATTGGAATCCATAGAATTTTTCCATAGTAACTTTCCTGAAGAACTCACAGATAAAGTAAAAGAAGAAATTATGAGCAGGAAAATTCCCGTTTCCGATCCCTATGTTACAATGTATGCACATGCTTACGTTCGAAAACGCAAACGAAGTTTTTATATTCAAGATTTTGAATCATATAAAACAGAAGGTGTGGAACTTGCCAATAAACAATCCGCCAATTTAAAATCCCTTTTGATTGTTCCACTTTATTTACGTAATAAGTTTATTGGAACATTAGACTTATTAGACTATTCAGGAATATTTGAACTTTCCGAACAACAACTCAATCAAATCAAAATCATTGCAGATTATATTGCCGGAACCATCGAAACCGGATATTTATTGGATGAACTCAAACAAGGAAATATCGCCATCCAAAAAGAAAAGGAAAACATTGAAACCAATCGGTTAAAATTAGAAAACCTACACAGGTTCAATCGAAAGATTAATTCCTATTCTCAAATTGAAGATATAACCAAAGAAGTATTTACTTACCTGAAAACCAATCACCGCGTGGAATTAGGATTCATTCTACTTGTGGATCCTAAAACCAATTCGTTAGTCCCATTAATGGAGGGTGCAGAAGTTTTCAACAAAGGACTTCTTGTCAGTAATTTCCTAAGGACTTTTCGACCGGTTCTATCACCAAACATCGGTTCTCTTTTCAGAACTTATCAAAAACAAAAACCTGTTTACTTAAAAAAATCTATCAAATGGAAACAACTATCTACCATTGATACATCCATTGTAGATAGTTTTAAATTAGAACTATTTGGACAAATTCCATTAGTCGTCCAAGGACAAACCATCGGGATCATCTGTGTCACTAGACTCACAAGAGAACAAGACTGGACAAAGGATGAATTTGCAGAAATCACATCCTTTTGCGAACAAGTTGCCGGTGCCATTCACAATGCAAACCTTAGGCGAGATTTAGAAAAAGAAAGGGAAAAAACCCTTCACTTCATTCGAAATATTTTACCAGGTGATTTAGCAGATGAACTCATCGAACGAGGTGAAGTAGTTCCAATGGAATACGAGTCAGTGAGTATTCTTTTTACTGATTTTAAAAACTTTACGTTAGCTGCAGAATCTTTATCACCTGAGGATCTTATCGAACAACTGGATGGATGTTTTTCTCAGTTTGATGATATTGCCGTTCGTCATAATTTCGAAAAATTAAAAACCATTGGTGATTCGTATATGGCAGCAGGTGGGATTCCTCAAGGAAATTTCACTCACCCAGTGGATGCTTGCCTTTTTGCCATGGAGATCAAATCCTTTATGACACAAATCCGCTCCTTCAAACAAATGTTAGGTCAAGATTTCTGGGAAATCCGTATTGGAATCCATACAGGGCCTGTGGTTGCAGGAGTTGTGGGAAAAACAAAATTTGCTTACGATGTTTGGGGGGACGCTGTCAACACTGCCAGTCGAATGGAAAGTTCAGGTGATGCCGGAGAAATCAATCTTTCCGAAACAACATACGATAAGGTAAAACGATTCTTTGAATGTGAATACAGAGGCAAAGTAAAAGCCAAAAACAAAGGGGAACTGGGGATGTATTTTTTAAAACGATTGCGTCCTGAATTTTCGAGAGATGCGGAAGGTATGGTTCCCAACCAAATCTTTTTGGATCTCTATAAAAATCTGCAGATTGGTGCCAAAATCATCTACAGACAAACGGGCTCCTAA